Proteins encoded by one window of Halosolutus gelatinilyticus:
- a CDS encoding ABC transporter ATP-binding protein has translation MSSNAVNSAGTNRRASDDPIITVRNASVRFDMDKGTSTVLNDVTMDIYRGETLGVVGESGSGKSMFADALLDAVVEPGILTGEITYYPEDGDPIDILDLQPWELREVRWEDISMVFQGAMSAFNPTMSIGEHFEETLEAHGWDEDEGLERARQLFADLHLDPDRMLSSFPHELSGGQKQRALIALSLILEPEVLVMDEPTAALDLLMQRSILNLLYDIKDKYDLTLVFISHDLPIVSGFADRLAVLYAFEFVEVGEATEILGNAAHPYTRALLKSTPNLDISLDEMRPIEGESPDPVNHPAGCSYHPRCPLGDQKCTTDDPAFRPVSDDHKVRCHYWEDADEAVPLAFGGEDE, from the coding sequence ATGTCAAGTAACGCAGTGAATTCGGCAGGGACGAATCGCCGAGCCTCGGACGATCCGATCATCACGGTTCGAAACGCGAGCGTCCGGTTCGACATGGACAAGGGAACGTCGACGGTGCTCAACGACGTTACCATGGACATCTATCGAGGCGAAACGCTCGGCGTCGTCGGCGAGAGCGGCAGCGGCAAGTCGATGTTCGCCGACGCGCTGCTCGACGCCGTCGTCGAGCCCGGCATCCTGACCGGGGAGATCACGTACTATCCGGAGGACGGGGACCCGATCGACATTCTGGATCTTCAGCCCTGGGAGCTTCGCGAGGTGCGCTGGGAGGACATTTCGATGGTGTTCCAGGGCGCGATGAGCGCGTTCAACCCGACGATGAGCATCGGCGAGCACTTCGAGGAGACCCTCGAGGCCCACGGCTGGGACGAAGACGAGGGGCTCGAGCGCGCCCGACAGCTGTTCGCCGACCTGCACCTCGATCCGGATCGGATGCTTTCCTCGTTCCCGCACGAACTCTCCGGCGGGCAGAAGCAGCGGGCGCTGATCGCGCTGAGCCTGATCCTGGAGCCGGAGGTGCTCGTCATGGACGAGCCGACGGCCGCGCTCGACCTGCTGATGCAGCGGTCGATCCTCAACCTGCTGTACGACATCAAGGACAAGTACGACCTCACGCTCGTGTTCATCAGCCACGACCTCCCGATCGTCTCCGGCTTCGCCGACCGGCTGGCCGTCCTCTACGCCTTCGAGTTCGTCGAGGTCGGCGAGGCGACCGAGATTCTCGGGAACGCCGCCCACCCGTACACGCGGGCGCTGCTCAAATCCACGCCGAACCTCGACATCTCGCTCGACGAGATGCGGCCGATCGAAGGCGAGAGTCCGGATCCGGTCAACCATCCCGCGGGCTGTTCGTACCACCCCCGATGTCCGCTCGGCGACCAGAAGTGCACGACCGACGATCCGGCGTTTAGACCCGTCTCGGACGACCACAAGGTCCGCTGTCACTACTGGGAGGACGCGGATGAGGCCGTTCCGCTCGCGTTCGGAGGTGAGGACGAATGA